One Dermatophagoides farinae isolate YC_2012a chromosome 1, ASM2471394v1, whole genome shotgun sequence genomic region harbors:
- the LOC124493184 gene encoding atrial natriuretic peptide receptor 1-like, which produces MKQIYLTTCLLLLTLNLIDAFQPQQQQRVKPQNKYEPFSTSYLRTLLPYGGGHNNVYYRRPSQQQEFDLRRQQIDEDPSETEAAAAASIQQQLALLNDDAGVFLNGPEGLLSKYKNLNRPISVAALQRKQTYNQQKQPISDEELNRLFVSIQNIQPPIDERNDDYLNLNDENRASEQLLDFANIIGNRQPAAAADAIINDNINYGNSDFNRKWKLQKHLTSSSSSSSPSSNHGQQQQQHQQAPVYREENMAIPYDEIEQTKKRKETKNVSVNNNGDDNQSLMEKKRLQVPSNVMNNEHSIQAPKSYQQSIINTKSSIQSKFSSLSDIYFIAIVACVSTIAIFSVIGAGYCFYKVQQSNKAAADVDFPAYGVIGPVSRNDGNDGNKCTSPNNDRKLVQSAQIYHYHHQKQQMISTEKNSNAPKNSTLGSDIESDEENEDGEYTVYECPGLAPTGEMEIKNPLFQDDITHNVKNHMEQQSTLNINEHERIDSNPESSYPMHNVTVLMLISNQKELPVHYETLKPTMELALDEIRTKYSHINFNLITRRDHHDCESNLMGAIVAEHYFNDRIDALIGPICTKGLEQVARLASYWNLPLMTAGGVGVQFSDKTIYKTLTRVSFALDRVALFFIKILQDHDWHHISMIVDESDSQSLLIKTSIETKFNDITDYEIFLDKQILSDKIHHDETLYDRYLLQAKKSARVFFLTTNTEMTRNLLIHAYDLDMTNDYAFFGLQLLNDGDENFGWYKQGDKNNRKAKIMWDSYMTISVHVPTSPEYNLFVSKAFRKASNEFDGISDKNINPLLAALYDSLCFYALAYNKSISSNSNATDNNNRINRYLWNNVFQNGLTGEMYLNENGDRELDYTLNDFDAEMGMMRPVMTFYGRKRLIKRVDGIRIRWPNDSIAPPDFPFCGFDGNAEHCQHKGPLAIILTLCTVLASFTFISSAAAYFIIRKIKSENDLHSNWWQVHYEEIKFPNEQAGKKSSLSTGTFEGDGTTKSDKTSVMTRSVTQVSATHSLNSAYGRSGPVLVGHFRGIRIAFKSLNIKKLSIGRKLLIELTNMRDLLHENLVKFVGLCIDENNTGVVTELMMKGSLRDILETEKIQIDWAFRYSIISDIIEGMIYLHNCAFEYHGRLKSTNCLIDGRFMVKIGDYGLRNLFKQIGKEQEVNPRSLFWTAPEHLRSTEPYKCGSKKGDVYSFGIILQEVITRCEPFESSTEDKSCLEPTEILDRVKMGGEVPFRPVVNCEDCPRNLIKLMETCWSENPDIRPDFVKIKPYFKKISKGLTSTNFLDNLLNRMEQYAENLEKIVEEKAAIVIEEKNRAEELLYQILPQFVANELKAGRHCVPESFESVTIFHSDIVGFTTISSQSNAMQVVNLLNDLYTCFDATIGYFDAFKFETIGDAYMVASGLPIRNGDSHAKEIAMMALKLCKAVDKFRIPHLPKTKLKLRIGINSGPCDAGVVGSKMPKYIVFGETVIIATKMESHGEPMKIHISESTKKLLDTFKCFNISERGKINIKDKGEFFTYWLDSTIEPL; this is translated from the exons atgaaacaaatttatcTAACTACATGTTTGCTATTGTTGACTTTGAATCTGATCGATGCAtttcaaccacaacaacaacaaagag TTAAACCGCAAAATAAATATGAACCATTTTCAACAAGCTATCTAAGAACACTATTACCATATGGTGGTGGACATAATAATGTTTATTATCGACGACCATCACAGCAACAAGAATTCGATCTTCGACGGCAACAGATTGATGAAGATCCATCCGAAAcagaagcagcagcagcagcatcaatccaacaacaattggcattattaaatgatgatgctggTGTTTTTCTCAATGGACCCGAAGGACTATTAAGTAAATATAAGAATTTAAATAGACCTATTTCTGTTGCTGCTCTACAAAggaaacaaacatacaatcaacaaaaacaaccaatCAGTGATGAGGAATTGAATAGACTATTTGTTTCCATACAGAATATACAACCACCAATCGAtgaaagaaatgatgattatttgaatttgaatgatgaaaatagagCATCCGAACAATTATTGGATTTTGCCAACATTATTGGCAACAGGCAAcccgctgctgctgctgatgctattataaatgataatataaacTATGGAAATTCCGATTTCAAtcgaaaatggaaattaCAGAAAcatttaacatcatcatcatcatcatcatcaccatcatcaaatcatgggcaacagcagcagcaacaccAACAAGCTCCGGTTTATCGTGAAGAAAATATGGCAATACcatatgatgaaattgaacaaactaaaaaaagaaaggaaacaaaaaatgtcagTGTTaacaataatggtgatgataatcaatcattaatggagaaaaaaaggttACAAGTACCATCGAATGTTATGAATAATGAACATTCGATACAAGCACCGAAATCatatcaacaatcaattattaatacGAAAAGttcgattcaatcaaaattcagTAGTTTATCGGACATTTATTTCATAG CAATCGTTGCCTGTGTCAGCACGATTGCCATATTTTCAGTGATCGGTGCCGGTTATTGTTTCTATAAAGTACAACAAAGTAACAAAGCTGCTGCAGATGTGGATTTCCCTGCATATGGTGTAATAGGACCTGTTAGTCgaaatgatggtaatgatggaAATAAATGTACATCACCGAATAATGATCGTAAATTAGTGCAAAGTGCACAAatctatcattatcatcatcaaaaacaacagatgATTTCAACCGAAAA AAATTCCAATGCACCAAAAAATAGTACTCTTGGTTCAGATATTGAAtcagatgaagaaaatgaagatgGTGAATACACCGTATATGAATGTCCGGGTCTTGCACCAACGGGTGAAATGGAAATTAAGAATCCATTATTTCAAGACGATATCACAC ataatgtaAAGAATCATAtggaacaacaatcaacattgaatattAATGAACATGAAAGAATCGATTCGAACCCAGAATCATCTTATCCAATGCATAATGTAACCGTTTTAATGTTAATTTCTAATCAAAAAGAATTACCCGTTCATTATGAAACATTAAAGCCAACAATGGAATTGGCTTTGGATGAAATTCGTACAAAATATTCGCATATAAATTTTAATCTAATCACCCGGcgtgatcatcatgattgtgaatcaaatttaatgGGCGCAATTGTGGCTGAACATTATTTCAATGACCGAATAGATGCATTAATCGGGCCAATATGTACGAAAGGTCTTGAACAGGTAGCACGTTTAGCATCATATTGGAATCTACCATTGATGACAGCcggtggtgttggtgtaCAATTTTCCGATAAAACCATTTATAAAACATTGACAAGAGTATCATTTGCATTGG ATAGAGTtgcattatttttcatcaaaatactACAGGATCATGATTGGCATCacatttcaatgattgtaGATGAAAGCGATTCACAAAGTTTGTTGATCAAGACGagtattgaaacaaaatttaatgataTTACAGATTATGAAATCTTTTTGGACAAACAAATCCTATCtgataaaattcatcatgatgaaacatTATATGATAGGTATTTGTTACAGGCCAAAAAATCGGCTAGAG ttttctttttgacCACAAACACAGAAATGACCCGTAATTTATTGATCCATGCATATGATTTGGATATGACAAATGATTATGCATTTTTTGGTCTTCAATTACTGaacgatggtgatgaaaatttcgGATGGTATAAACAAGGagataaaaataatcgtAAAGCAAAAATCATGTGGGATTCATACATGACGATTAGTGTTCATGTTCCAACATCACCGGAATATAATCTATTTGTGAGCAAAGCATTTCGTAAAGCTTCCAATGAATTTGACGGCATTTCGGATAAAAAC ATAAATCCACTTCTTGCAGCTTTATATGATTCTTTATGTTTTTATGCTCTGGCATATAATAAAtccatttcatcaaataGTAATGCCACTGACAATAACAATAGAATTAATCGTTATCTTTGgaataatgtttttcaaaatg GTTTAACCGGAGAAATGTAtctgaatgaaaatggtgatcGTGAACTTGATTatacattgaatgattttgatgctGAAATGGGCATGATGCGACCAGTAATGACATTTTATGGACGTAAACGATTAATCAAAAGAGTCGATGGTATTCGTATTCGTTGGCCAAATGATTCGATAGCACCACCAGATTTTCCATTCTGCGGCTTTGATGGTAATGCTGAACATTGTCAGCATAAAG GACCATTGGCCATCATATTGACATTGTGTACCGTATTGGCAAGTTTTACATTCATATCCTCAGCAGCTGCTTACTTTATAatcagaaaaattaaatccgAAAATGATTTGCATAGTAATTGGTGGCAAGTACATTACGAAGAGATTAAATTTCCCAATGAACAAGCGggtaaaaaatcatcattatcaactgGAACATTCGAAGGTGATGGTACTACAAAATCAGATAAAACATCTGTAATGACAAGATCGGTCACACAAGTATCAGCAACGCATTCATTGAATAGTGCTTATGGACGATCAGGGCCAGTATTAGTTGGCCATTTTAGAGGCATACGAATTGCGTTTAAATCGTTGAATAttaaaaaactttcaatCGGTCGTAAGTTGCTCATCGAATTGACTAATATGCGTGATTTATTACATGAAAATTTAGTCAAATTTGTTGGCCTATGTATCGATGAGAATAATACCGGTGTGGTCActgaattaatgatgaaaggAAGTTTACGAGATATTCTCGAAACGGAAAAAATACAGATCGATTGGGCATTTCGTTATTCAATCATAAGCGACATAATTGAAGGTATGATCTATCTGCACAACTGTGCATTTGAATACCATGGCCGTTTAAAATCGACCAATTGTTTAATCGATGGAAGATTTATGGTCAAAATCGGTGATTATGGTCTacgaaatttatttaaacaaATTGGAAAAGAACAAGAAGTCAATCCTCGGTCATTGTTTTGGACAGCGCCTGAACATTTGCGTTCAACTGAACCCTACAAGTGTGGTTCAAAAAAAGGCgatgtttattcatttggcATCATTCTTCAGGAAGTGATTACTCGATGTGAACCATTTGAATCATCTACGGAAGATAAATCTTGCCTGGAACCAACGGAAATTTTGGATCGTGTCAAAATGGGTGGAGAAGTACCGTTTCGACCGGTTGTAAATTGCGAAGATTGTCCACGTAATCTAATTAAACTAATGGAAACATGTTGGAGTGAAAATCCTGACATTCGACCAGATTTCGTTAAAATTAAACCATATtttaagaaaatttcaaaaggTCTTACTAGTACAAATTTTTTGGACAATCTCCTGAATCGAATGGAACAATATGCAGAAAATctagaaaaaattgtcgagGAAAAAGCGGCCATCGTtattgaggaaaaaaatcgtgCCGAAGAATTATTGTATCAGATACTACCACAATTTGTTGCTAATGAACTAAAAGCAGGAAGACACTGTGTACcagaatcatttgaatccGTGACCATATTTCATTCGGATATTGTTGGTTTtacaacaatttcatcacaATCGAATGCAATGCAAGTTGTTAAtctattgaatgatttataCACATGTTTTGATGCTACTATTGGCTATTTTGATgcattcaaatttgaaacaattggAGATGCTTATATGGTTGCATCTGGGCTACCTATTCGTAATGGCGATAGTCATGCCAAAGAAATTGCAATGATGGCATTGAAATTATGTAAAGCGGTAGACAAATTTCGCATACCACATCTACCGAAAACGAAATTAAAACTTCGCATCGGTATCAATAGTGGACCATGTGATGCCGGTGTTGTAGGATCGAAAATGCCTAAATACATTGTATTCGGTGAAACGGTTATCATTGCCACAAAAATGGAAAGTCATGGCGAACCGATGAAAATACACATATCggaatcgacaaaaaaactattggacacattcaaatgtttcaatattAGTGAACGAGGAAAAATTAATATCAAG GATAAAGGTGAATTTTTTACCTATTGGCTTGATTCAACAATTGAACCATTATAA
- the LOC124493185 gene encoding transient receptor potential-gamma protein, producing MDNHSEQTIGDGENLHTSIEEDIVKENFPENMHQTNVPNRLTIMEKKFLLAVERGDLPAVKRIICQINSMNKFNINCRDPLGRSGLLMAIDNENIEMIKLLLMAGVEMKDALLHAINEDFVEAVELLLDHEDQIHIPGQPHSWEAFERETFTNDITPLVLAAHRNNYEIVKIILDRNISPIPIPHGTRCGCKECRMASKEDCLRHSRSRINAFKALSSPSLIALHSKDPILTAFDLSWQLRRLSFLEPEFKNEYLQLRKQCQLFATALLDHTRTSEELEILLDYDPDRDPLEDQERLQLSRLKLAIQIKQKMFCAHASVQQLLASIWYEGLPGFRRKNIVIQIFQLIGIGILFPLLSIAYILAPYSTAGKFIKKPFIKFICHSASYVTFLILLMLASQRIESNIFGINPVENINITTKRGSLPSYIELCILAWVFGLIWSEIKQLWDLGISEYLSDMWNILDFINNSIYVATITLRIIAYYQTKKEIMNGVSSLAYQRENWDDFDPILLSEGLFATANIFSSLKLVYIFSVNPYLGPLQISLGRMVIDILKFFSIYLLVLFSFACGMNQLLWYYADMEKQSCIVQTNSLDESMKSQSMINEILHPNACLAWRRFANLFESTQTLFWATFGLIDLDNFELTGIKSYTRFWGLLMFGVYSIINVAVLLNLLIAMMNHSYQSISEQADTEWKFARSKLWMSYFSDGATVPPPFNIIPTPKTVLHTIVWLAKFCLGKTKRGKNEAMRTIKRKQRRANERDYKYHKVVRALIRRYIMNEQRIQERQRGVTEDDCNEIKQEVSALRYDLLEMLGSHRRSKHGFDTVLSNGSNSNCHMGKKSRQRERRLMKGFNFDHPIVENDNQENVTSFEINEDFEDKSSTNISDSQKTSIRSSTSVIKNKFYRTAQNFVQNKKTHSRWRQMIETKREKVKTFSQSQDSIESDATMNTDGSYGNNTIDSRMVIDANIKRQIFARKLDSMSLSQPIMLSLQQQQQQQHNQTMTNKSIVNKSGSFSNETIKSQSMMIKDDDKTTTDEDSHWI from the exons AGAAGAAATTTTTGCTTGCCGTCGAACGTGGTGATCTTCCGGCCGTGAAAAg AATAATCTGCCAGATTAattcaatgaacaaattcaacATAAATTGTCGTGATCCATTAGGCAGAAGTGGTCTTTTGATGgccattgataatgaaaatattgaaatgattaaaCTCTTATTGATGGCCGGtgttgaaatgaaagatGCTTTGCTGCATGCTATAAATGAAGATTTTGTCGAAGCCGTTGAGTTACTATTAGATCATGAAGATCAGATTCATATACCGGGTCAGCCACATTCATGGGAAGCATTCGAACGTGAAACATTCACCAATGACATTACGCCATTGGTTTTAGCTGCTCATCGAAATAATTATGAAATTGTTAAAATTATCTTGGATCGTAATATATCACCGATACCGATACCACATGGTACACGATGTGGATGTAAAGAATGCCGTATGGCTAGCAAAGAAGATTGTCTAAGACATTCACGGTCACGTATCAATGCTTTCAaagcattatcatcaccatcacttATAGCACTTCATAGTAAAGATCCAATCCTTACCGCATTCGATCTTAGCTGGCAATTACGACGATTAAGTTTTCTTGAACCAGAATTCAAGAATGAATACCTACAATTACGTAAACAATGTCAATTATTTGCTACGGCGCTTTTAGATCATACGAGAACCAGTGAAGAATTGGAAATATTACTTGATTATGATCCAGATCGTGATCCACTTGAAGATCAAGAACGTTTACAATTATCGAGACTGAAATTGGCAATACAAATTAAACAGAAAATGTTTTGCGCTCATGCCAGTGTTCAGCAATTATTAGCATCCATATGGTACGAAGGTCTGCCTGGTTTTCGGCGCAAAAATATCGTCATACAAATCTTTCAATTGATCGGCATTGGAATACTTTTTCCATTGCTTTCCATTGCATACATTTTGGCTCCATATTCAACAGCtggaaaatttattaaaaaaccattcatcaaattcatatgCCATTCGGCTAGTTATGTTACATTTTTGA TTTTATTAATGTTAGCTTCACAACGTATTGAATCGAACATTTTTGGCATCAATCCCGTGGAAAACATTAATATAACGACAAAAAG AGGATCATTGCCATCATATATTGAATTATGCATTCTAGCCTGGGTATTTGGACTAATTTGGAGTGAAATAAAACAGCTATGGGATCTTGGCATAAGTGAATATCTAAGCGATATGTGGAATATATTAgatttcattaataattcCATCTATGTTGCAACAATTACGTTACGTATTATTGCCTAttatcaaacgaaaaaagaaataatgaatggtgtatcatcattagcatATCAACGAGAGAATTGGGATGATTTTGatccaatattattatctgaAGGGCTATTTGCAACGGCAAACATATTTAGTTCATTAAAATTGGTCTATATATTTTCAGTGAATCCATATCTAGGACCATTACAGATTTCGCTTGGTCGTATGGTTATtgatattttgaaattttttagcATCTATTTGTTggtattgttttcatttgcaTGTGGTATGAATCAGCTATTGTGGTATTATGCCGATATGGAAAAACAGAGCTGTATTgttcaaacaaattcattggatgaatcaatgaaatcacAATCCATGATTAATGAAATTCTACATCCAAATGCCTGTTTAGCATGGAGACGTTTTGCAAA TCTATTTGAATCAACACAGACACTATTCTGGGCAACGTTTGGTCTGATTGATTTGGATAATTTTGAACTAACCG GCATCAAAAGCTATACAAGATTCTGGGGTTTATTAATGTTTGGTGTTTAtag taTCATAAATGTAGCCGTTCTTTTGAATCTACTCATagcaatgatgaatcattcatACCAATCGATAAGT GAACAAGCGGATACGGAATGGAAATTTGCCCGAAGTAAATTATGGATGAGTTATTTCAGTGATGGTGCAACTGTCCCGCCTCCATTCAATATAATACCGACACCTAAAACCGTTCTACATACGATCGTATGGCTGGCAAAATTTTGTTTAGGCAAAACTAAACGTGGTAAAAATGAAGCAATGCGTACAATCAAA CGAAAACAACGTCGCGCAAATGAAAGAGATTATAAATATCATAAAGTGGTACGTGCATTAATTCGTCGTTAtattatgaatgaacaacGGATACAGGAACGACAACGTGGTGTTACCGAAGATGACTGTAATGAAATTAAACAAGAGGTCAGTGCACTTCGTTATGACCTATTGGAAATGCTTGGATCACATCGCCGCTCTAAACATGGTTTCGATACCGTACTCAGTAATGGTAGTAATAGTAATTGTCACATGGGAAAGAAAAGCCGACAACGTGAAAGGCGATTAATGAAaggattcaattttgatcatccAATTGtcgaaaatgataatcaagaaAATGTGACAAGTTTCGAAATTAATGAAGACTTTGAAGACAAAAGTTCGACAAATATTTCCGATTCACAGAAAACATCAATTCGTTCATCAACAAGtgtgataaaaaataaattctataGAACGGCACAGAATTTTgttcagaataaaaaaacacattcaaGATGGCGACAAATGATTGAAACCAAACGTGAAAAGgtgaaaacattttcacaAAGTCAAGACTCAATTGAAAGTGATGCAACAATGAATACGGATGGTAGCTATGGTAATAATACAATCGATAGTCGAATGGTAATCGATGCGAATATTAAAAGACAAATATTTGCTAGAAAATTAGATTCAATGTCATTAAGTCAACCTATTATGTTGtcattgcaacaacaacaacaacaacaacataatcaaacaatgacaaataaATCCATTGTGAATAAATCAGGCtcattttccaatgaaacaatcaaatcacaatcaatgatgattaaagatgatgataaaactaCCACAGATGAAGATTCTCATTGGatataa